The window CCGCCGCCGAGGCCGGAGACGGTGAGCGCGCGGACGATCGTCTTCGGGGTGGTCCGGCGGGGGTTGTGCGTCTCCTCGGCGAGCTCACCGGCGGAGTCGAAGCCGACCATCACGTAGGCAGCCATCAGGGACGAGGCCAGGAACGCCCACATGTACGGTTCGGTGCTCGTCGAGCCGGTGGTCGTGAAGACCACCGCAGGGCTGCGGTGCGGCAGCAGGAAGAGGGCGCCGATGAGCACGACGACGCCGACGATCTCGATCAGCACGCCGAAGCTCGTGACCCGCGCCATCAGCCGGACGCTCGTGATGTTCACGAGGGTCGTCACGACGAGCATCACGATGCCGAGCACCACCGCGTTCGCGGCACCGGTCGACGAGGCGAGGGAGGGGTCGGCTCCGGGGCCGCCGACGACCTGGAACCCGTTCCAGATCGCGGGGAGCACGGCCTGCACCGCGATGGCCGCGACGGCCACGGTGAGGATCTGCCCGATGATCATCGTCCACCCGGTGAACCACCCGAAGCGCGGGCCCGCCAGACGACTGGACCACTGGAAGATCGCGCCCGAGATCGGCCACCGGGCGGCGAGCTGCGCGAAGTTCAGCGCGACGAGCAGCTGGCCACCGAAGACGAGTGGCCAGGCCCAGAAGAACGCGGCGCCGCCGAGTCCGAACCCGAGGCCGAACAGCTGGAAGACGGTGGTCAGGATCGAGACGAACGAGAACCCGGCCGCGAACGACGAGAACGAGCCGACCCCGCGGTGGAGTTCCTGCTCGTAGCCGAGTCGGGCGAGGCCCTGGGTGTCGACGGGGTCGACGCTGGACGTGGCGCGCGGTGCGTGGAGCGG of the Curtobacterium sp. TC1 genome contains:
- a CDS encoding APC family permease, with the translated sequence MRSPESPLHAPRATSSVDPVDTQGLARLGYEQELHRGVGSFSSFAAGFSFVSILTTVFQLFGLGFGLGGAAFFWAWPLVFGGQLLVALNFAQLAARWPISGAIFQWSSRLAGPRFGWFTGWTMIIGQILTVAVAAIAVQAVLPAIWNGFQVVGGPGADPSLASSTGAANAVVLGIVMLVVTTLVNITSVRLMARVTSFGVLIEIVGVVVLIGALFLLPHRSPAVVFTTTGSTSTEPYMWAFLASSLMAAYVMVGFDSAGELAEETHNPRRTTPKTIVRALTVSGLGGGLLIIGALVAAPSLTDGKLATQGLAWVITSTLGDVFGRLLLCTVAVAVFACTLAVQTAGARMVYSMAREKALPFNRTLARVSPRTGTPIAASIVVGVGAGLALAVNIGQSAIFTALSSLCIAMLYLAYLGVTGPLLVQRIRLRRSGFPAGVDEDGKPLFTLGRWGIPLNALAVAFQIGMAVNLIWPRPEIYDLTGNSWWLQYSALLFIGAVLLVGWVWSARRHRAHGPITLAEVPSTASVPAVQAPASTTATVEA